The Vicia villosa cultivar HV-30 ecotype Madison, WI linkage group LG1, Vvil1.0, whole genome shotgun sequence genome includes a region encoding these proteins:
- the LOC131599958 gene encoding pentatricopeptide repeat-containing protein At4g21190-like: MLAPGYKSVAIMCNFLYLRYVLQKFHDQDILAFGRPIKKIGTISKAAKLVQSIKELSNVKEEVYGALVTYVAWELEFPLITVKKAVKTLEYEKEWKRIIQVTKWMLSKGQGKTMGSYYTLINALAEDDRLDEVEELWTKLLMQYTESLPRKFFDKMISIYCKRGMHDKMFEVSTVKVGALA, encoded by the exons ATGCTTGCTCCAGGATATAAGAGTGTGGCGATTATGTGTAATTTTCTTTATCTCAGGTATGTGCTGCAAAAGTTCCATGACCAAGATATCCTCGCGTTTGGAAgaccaataaaaaaaattggaaccaTTTCCAAGGCTGCTAAGCTTGTACAGTCT ATTAAGGAACTTTCAAATGTCAAAGAGGAAGTTTATGGAGCTCTTGTTACCTATGTCGCTTGGGAGCTAGAGTTTCCATTAATTACAGTGAAAAAGGCTGTCAAGACTCTAGAATACGAGAAAGAATGGAAGCGAATAATACag GTAACAAAATGGATGCTAAGCAAGGGTCAAGGAAAGACAATGGGAAGCTATTACACATTAATTAATGCTTTAGCAGAGGATGACCGACTTGATGAAGTGGAAGAGCTTTGGACAAAGCTATTAATGCAGTACACGGAAAGCTTGCCTCgtaaattctttgataaaatgataTCTATCTACTGTAAAAGGGGCATGCATGACAAGATGTTTGAGGTATCTACTGTAAAAGTGGGTGCTTTAGCTTGA